Proteins found in one Desulfovibrio gilichinskyi genomic segment:
- a CDS encoding glycosyltransferase — MTGTFWDFLDIESRYRLLVSGHGKPHLMDTASRILNSSDNRKESAPLIDLGVDLLLAAWESSPLDGQLATNLLSINRQLKFLPAELVETLSFVSGNNKIPENISFLQRLIAKDDKEKLLEYLASQTTREPENIFWLSHFLDLSFFLGRYELAQEAVARGWPSAMKIIKNKYSGDIAFCLGDYERAENIYADVSENTLILGESLLRLAESLDRMGRRDEALILWRDRMTARPWQVNTWFKVHDKIYESSGKSLLDGKVAVCLYTYDKAEEFNATMIALTKSPLTNVHVFVLNNGSTDDTKQVVSHWDEKLGNKLTAINLPVNIGAPAARNWLKTLEDIKEFDYVAYLDDDAIVPINWQAQFNKAVISYPDAGVWGCKIVNYDHEEIIQHADLHLKETSEDFNDNTRGFEFLYLDPHNQDLDYGQFDFCRPCTSVTGCFHLFKQSVLDEIGNFDIRFTPTQYDDVDHDLMIATAGRTAVYQGNLKVLHKRKSGAAISSSSAARGGGVGNLLKLESKYSGADILKIIKNDIERLEKDFTEKSLKIASVLQTMA, encoded by the coding sequence ATGACAGGAACATTTTGGGATTTTTTAGATATAGAATCGCGCTACAGGCTCTTAGTTTCCGGGCATGGCAAACCTCATCTGATGGATACCGCCAGTAGAATTTTAAATTCATCTGATAATAGAAAAGAGAGTGCTCCATTAATCGATCTCGGGGTTGATCTACTGCTTGCCGCGTGGGAATCCAGCCCGCTTGATGGGCAACTGGCAACAAATCTTTTGTCAATCAATCGCCAGCTCAAATTTTTACCGGCTGAGCTTGTTGAAACACTTTCGTTTGTCTCAGGTAATAACAAAATTCCTGAAAATATAAGTTTTTTGCAACGTCTCATTGCAAAAGATGACAAAGAAAAACTTCTTGAATATTTGGCCAGTCAGACCACTCGTGAGCCTGAGAATATTTTCTGGCTATCTCATTTCTTAGATTTATCATTTTTCTTAGGTCGTTATGAGTTGGCGCAAGAGGCCGTAGCGCGCGGCTGGCCTTCCGCCATGAAGATTATTAAGAATAAATATTCGGGTGATATTGCTTTTTGCTTGGGTGATTATGAACGTGCGGAAAATATTTATGCTGATGTTTCTGAAAATACTCTTATCTTAGGTGAAAGTCTTTTGCGCCTGGCAGAATCGCTTGACCGTATGGGGCGCCGAGATGAAGCATTGATATTATGGCGGGACCGGATGACTGCAAGACCGTGGCAGGTAAATACATGGTTTAAAGTTCATGACAAAATTTACGAAAGTTCCGGTAAAAGCCTGCTAGACGGTAAAGTAGCGGTCTGCCTCTATACTTATGATAAGGCAGAGGAATTCAATGCAACTATGATAGCTTTAACGAAGTCTCCGCTTACTAATGTGCACGTTTTTGTTCTAAATAATGGAAGCACGGATGATACTAAACAGGTTGTGAGCCACTGGGACGAAAAGCTTGGTAATAAATTAACTGCAATCAATCTTCCGGTGAATATAGGTGCGCCTGCCGCGCGTAACTGGCTTAAAACGTTAGAAGATATTAAAGAGTTCGATTATGTAGCCTATCTTGATGACGATGCGATTGTTCCTATTAATTGGCAGGCTCAATTCAATAAAGCGGTAATTTCATATCCCGACGCAGGAGTATGGGGGTGCAAAATTGTAAATTATGATCATGAAGAGATTATTCAGCATGCAGATTTGCATCTGAAAGAAACTTCCGAAGATTTTAATGACAATACGCGAGGTTTTGAGTTTTTATATCTAGATCCTCACAATCAGGATCTCGATTATGGACAGTTTGATTTTTGCAGACCGTGTACTTCTGTAACTGGATGTTTTCATTTATTTAAACAGTCTGTTTTAGATGAGATAGGTAATTTTGATATTAGATTTACACCGACTCAATATGATGATGTTGACCATGATTTAATGATTGCTACTGCCGGAAGAACTGCTGTGTATCAGGGAAATTTAAAAGTGCTTCATAAACGTAAATCCGGTGCAGCTATTTCTTCAAGTTCAGCTGCGAGGGGCGGTGGAGTAGGAAATTTACTTAAGCTTGAATCTAAGTATTCAGGTGCAGATATTTTAAAGATTATAAAAAATGATATTGAAAGGCTCGAGAAAGATTTTACTGAAAAATCTTTAAAGATTGCATCTGTGCTGCAAACTATGGCATAA
- a CDS encoding YgdI/YgdR family lipoprotein encodes MKKILAVLFVCTALFAFSGCGTSHYTLMKTDGSTVVSVGQPKYSESSQSYEFKNLDGQNIILKREDVKEIEENKD; translated from the coding sequence ATGAAAAAAATCCTTGCCGTTCTTTTTGTATGTACAGCTTTGTTTGCTTTTTCTGGATGCGGAACCAGCCACTATACCCTTATGAAAACTGATGGTTCCACAGTTGTCTCAGTTGGGCAACCTAAATATTCTGAGTCATCCCAGAGTTATGAATTTAAAAATTTGGATGGACAGAATATTATTTTAAAGCGTGAAGATGTTAAGGAAATTGAAGAAAATAAAGATTAA
- a CDS encoding glutamine synthetase III, producing MSSNQSRQNAITAVTNYTPPATPLNFADMKPTDLFGCNVFNDKVMKERLPKEIYKSLRKTIEKGEAIDPSIADTVANAMKEWAMQKGATHYTHVFYPLTGLTAEKHDGFLSPDGKGSAIAEFEGKLLIQGEPDASSFPNGGLRTTFEARGYTAWDVTSPAYILENPNGTFLCIPTAFISWKGEALDKKTPLLRANQVVDKQAQRILNIFGDKSGNRVVSNAGPEQEYFLIDRNFYFARPDLQLSGRTLFGAKPAKGQELDDHYFGAIPRRVLSFMMDVEHELYKLGVPVKTRHNEVAPGQFEIAPVYEHANLATDHNQMLMTTLKSIAKKHGMVCLLHEKPFAGINGSGKHLNYSLSCEGHGSLFNPGENPHENAQFLIFCAAAIRAVHTHSKLLRAVVASASNDHRLGANEAPPAIMSIFLGKHLTEIFQKIQEGNSPTPTSSGFLKVGVDTLPTLPRDAGDRNRTSPFAFTGNRFEFRAVGSNASIAGPQVALNTMMAESLDFIATELENATKGDPSKLNGAVQKVIKDIMDKHSAILFDGDGYSAEWHKEATEGRGLPNLPTSVEAIPAITAPESVEMFTKYNVFTEKELESRKEIYLEQYNQAIVTEAALTVKIAKTQIFPGAVRYQNELAATCANMKSINVPFTTDVLVEVTEGLRKMQAAVVALQKIMDNNTESDAEKQAHYLCYTALPAMLEVRKYADGLENVVADDLWSLPSYSEMLFIK from the coding sequence ATGAGTTCAAACCAGTCCCGTCAGAACGCAATCACAGCTGTAACTAACTATACTCCACCAGCAACTCCGCTGAACTTTGCGGACATGAAACCCACAGACCTCTTCGGCTGTAACGTTTTTAACGATAAAGTAATGAAAGAGAGACTTCCTAAAGAAATTTACAAATCTCTCAGAAAAACTATCGAAAAAGGCGAAGCTATCGATCCTTCAATTGCCGATACTGTTGCTAACGCAATGAAAGAATGGGCAATGCAAAAAGGTGCAACACATTATACTCATGTATTCTATCCCCTTACCGGTTTAACAGCTGAGAAACATGACGGATTCCTCAGCCCTGACGGCAAAGGAAGTGCTATCGCTGAATTTGAAGGCAAACTTCTCATTCAGGGTGAACCTGACGCATCCAGCTTTCCTAACGGAGGTCTCCGCACAACTTTCGAAGCTCGCGGATACACAGCTTGGGACGTAACAAGCCCTGCATATATTTTGGAAAATCCTAACGGAACGTTCCTTTGTATTCCGACTGCATTTATTTCTTGGAAAGGTGAAGCTCTCGACAAGAAAACTCCTCTTCTCAGAGCAAATCAGGTTGTTGATAAACAAGCTCAGCGTATTTTAAATATTTTCGGTGATAAATCAGGAAACCGCGTTGTTTCTAATGCAGGCCCAGAGCAGGAATACTTCCTTATAGATAGAAACTTCTACTTTGCACGCCCTGACCTTCAGCTTTCAGGCAGAACTCTTTTCGGAGCTAAACCTGCAAAAGGTCAAGAACTGGACGATCATTACTTCGGCGCAATTCCACGCCGCGTCCTGTCTTTTATGATGGATGTTGAACACGAACTGTATAAACTTGGTGTGCCTGTTAAAACTCGTCACAACGAAGTTGCCCCCGGACAGTTTGAAATTGCACCTGTTTACGAACATGCAAACCTCGCTACCGACCATAACCAGATGCTTATGACCACCCTTAAATCCATTGCTAAAAAGCATGGTATGGTTTGTCTGCTGCATGAAAAACCATTTGCAGGCATCAACGGCTCCGGTAAACATCTTAACTATTCACTAAGTTGTGAAGGACACGGCAGTCTTTTCAATCCAGGCGAAAATCCTCATGAAAATGCTCAGTTCCTGATTTTCTGCGCTGCTGCTATCCGTGCCGTACATACTCACAGCAAACTCCTCCGTGCAGTTGTAGCCTCTGCAAGCAACGACCATCGTCTCGGTGCTAACGAAGCTCCTCCAGCAATCATGTCCATCTTCCTTGGAAAACACTTAACTGAAATTTTCCAGAAAATTCAGGAAGGCAACTCCCCTACCCCTACAAGTTCAGGATTCCTGAAAGTCGGCGTAGACACACTGCCTACTCTTCCAAGAGACGCCGGCGACCGTAACCGCACAAGTCCGTTTGCTTTCACCGGCAACCGCTTTGAATTCAGAGCAGTAGGTTCCAATGCATCCATTGCCGGACCTCAGGTTGCACTGAACACAATGATGGCTGAATCCTTAGACTTCATTGCTACTGAGCTTGAAAATGCAACTAAAGGTGATCCATCCAAACTCAACGGAGCAGTTCAGAAAGTAATCAAAGATATCATGGACAAACACAGTGCCATTCTCTTTGACGGCGACGGCTACTCTGCTGAATGGCACAAAGAAGCAACAGAAGGTCGCGGACTTCCTAACCTGCCGACATCTGTTGAAGCAATTCCGGCCATCACCGCACCTGAATCAGTTGAAATGTTCACGAAGTACAATGTCTTCACCGAAAAAGAACTTGAAAGCCGTAAAGAAATATACCTTGAACAGTATAATCAGGCTATAGTTACTGAAGCGGCACTTACTGTGAAAATTGCAAAAACTCAGATATTCCCGGGTGCTGTTCGCTACCAGAATGAACTGGCTGCAACATGCGCCAACATGAAATCAATCAATGTACCTTTCACTACTGACGTTCTTGTGGAAGTAACTGAAGGTCTCAGAAAAATGCAGGCTGCAGTTGTCGCTCTTCAGAAAATTATGGACAACAACACTGAAAGCGATGCAGAGAAACAAGCTCATTACCTCTGCTACACAGCTCTTCCAGCAATGCTTGAAGTCCGTAAGTATGCAGATGGACTTGAAAATGTTGTAGCTGATGACCTCTGGTCACTTCCAAGCTACTCTGAAATGCTCTTCATAAAATAA
- the glnH gene encoding glutamine ABC transporter substrate-binding protein GlnH has product MKNLLSLCVAALLTVLMVGSAFADKLTVACDTSFPPFEFKDPETGTHTGFDVQLWDAIAKKIGTEYTLQPMDFNGIIPGLQSNQVDVGIAGITIKPERSKVVDFSDPYYNAGILILVKAGNTSIKDIKDLKGKVVATKLGTTSADFVKTNCGAKEVKLFPNSDAMFMELVAGGADAVMFDSPVIGDYVRKAPKGQVEVVGPLYQGQSYGIAFPKGSALVAKVNAALKELRANGEYRTLYVKWFGSEPK; this is encoded by the coding sequence ATGAAAAATTTATTGTCACTTTGTGTTGCTGCGCTGCTAACTGTTTTGATGGTTGGATCAGCTTTTGCTGATAAATTAACTGTTGCCTGTGATACCAGTTTTCCTCCTTTTGAGTTCAAAGATCCTGAAACTGGAACACATACTGGGTTTGATGTTCAGCTTTGGGATGCAATTGCGAAAAAAATCGGAACTGAATACACCTTACAGCCCATGGATTTTAATGGAATTATCCCAGGACTTCAGTCAAATCAGGTTGATGTAGGTATTGCAGGGATTACTATTAAACCTGAACGCAGCAAAGTTGTCGATTTTTCAGATCCATACTACAATGCCGGTATTCTTATTCTTGTGAAAGCTGGCAATACCTCCATTAAAGATATTAAAGATCTTAAAGGAAAAGTAGTTGCAACTAAACTCGGCACTACTTCAGCTGACTTTGTTAAAACAAACTGCGGTGCTAAAGAAGTTAAACTTTTCCCTAACAGTGACGCTATGTTCATGGAACTTGTTGCAGGCGGAGCTGATGCTGTAATGTTTGACTCCCCAGTTATCGGTGACTACGTACGTAAGGCTCCAAAAGGCCAGGTTGAAGTTGTCGGTCCATTATATCAGGGACAGTCTTACGGAATCGCTTTTCCTAAAGGAAGTGCTCTTGTAGCAAAAGTTAATGCTGCTTTGAAAGAACTTCGCGCTAATGGCGAATATCGCACTCTTTATGTCAAATGGTTTGGATCAGAACCTAAATAA
- a CDS encoding amino acid ABC transporter permease gives MAFVFETSVFWDTFPMLMRGLKLTVEIAVGGLFCGFILGSIAGLMKLARSIFTRKLAGVYVESIRGTPMLVQAMFLYYGIPMAAGVRITPITAGIIIIAVNSGAYIAEIVRGAVQSIDPGQVEAGRSIGLTRTQTMCYVVWPQALKRMIPPLGNQFIISLKDTSLLMVIGVGELMRTGQEITSVNFRAFEVYLAVACVYLVMTLSIAQAMKMLEKKLNTTRR, from the coding sequence ATGGCATTCGTATTTGAAACTTCAGTGTTCTGGGATACTTTCCCTATGCTTATGCGCGGTCTCAAACTTACTGTTGAGATCGCTGTCGGGGGATTGTTCTGCGGATTTATACTCGGTAGTATTGCAGGGCTAATGAAGCTTGCGCGGTCTATTTTTACCAGAAAACTTGCCGGAGTCTATGTTGAATCAATTCGCGGTACTCCTATGCTGGTTCAAGCAATGTTTCTTTATTATGGAATACCTATGGCTGCGGGTGTTCGAATTACACCTATTACTGCCGGTATCATAATTATTGCTGTAAACTCCGGTGCGTATATTGCTGAAATCGTGCGTGGTGCTGTTCAATCTATTGACCCTGGACAGGTTGAGGCCGGGCGTTCTATAGGGCTCACCCGTACTCAGACAATGTGTTACGTTGTCTGGCCGCAGGCTTTAAAACGTATGATTCCGCCTTTAGGTAATCAGTTTATTATCAGTCTGAAAGATACTTCTTTATTGATGGTTATCGGTGTCGGTGAGCTGATGAGAACAGGACAGGAGATTACATCCGTCAACTTCAGGGCGTTTGAAGTATACCTTGCAGTTGCGTGCGTGTATCTTGTTATGACTCTTTCAATAGCCCAAGCTATGAAAATGTTAGAAAAAAAGCTTAACACCACCCGGAGATAG
- a CDS encoding amino acid ABC transporter ATP-binding protein: MIKIKNLHKNFGNLQVIKGINLHVKSGEVVCIIGPSGSGKSTVLRCINKLEVPSSGTIFVDGYDIMDKQTDINKVRTEAGMVFQQFNLFPHMTILENVTLGPIKVRNMNKSEANELGLKLLDKVGLKEKAINYPDQLSGGQKQRVAIARSLALQPKVILFDEPTSALDPELVGEVLDVMQKLAREGMTMIVVTHEMGFAKEVADRVIFIDEGVIQEEGSPEEFFTKPKNPRLKDFLGKVVSHL; the protein is encoded by the coding sequence GTGATTAAAATTAAGAATTTACATAAAAATTTCGGAAATCTTCAAGTTATTAAAGGGATTAATTTACATGTCAAATCCGGTGAGGTTGTCTGTATAATCGGTCCTTCCGGATCTGGTAAATCAACGGTTTTAAGGTGCATTAATAAGCTTGAGGTTCCAAGTTCCGGCACTATTTTCGTCGATGGTTATGACATTATGGATAAGCAGACTGATATCAATAAAGTCCGTACTGAAGCTGGTATGGTCTTTCAGCAGTTTAATCTTTTTCCGCATATGACTATTTTGGAAAACGTTACTCTGGGCCCGATCAAAGTTCGTAATATGAACAAAAGTGAAGCCAATGAACTCGGGCTGAAACTTCTTGATAAAGTAGGCTTGAAAGAAAAAGCGATAAATTATCCAGATCAGCTGTCAGGTGGGCAAAAACAGCGTGTAGCTATTGCCAGATCCCTTGCGTTACAGCCTAAAGTCATCCTTTTTGATGAACCTACTTCTGCGCTGGACCCTGAACTTGTAGGTGAAGTTTTGGATGTAATGCAGAAACTTGCAAGAGAAGGAATGACCATGATCGTTGTTACTCACGAAATGGGTTTTGCTAAAGAAGTTGCAGACAGGGTTATTTTTATCGATGAAGGAGTTATTCAAGAAGAAGGTAGCCCCGAAGAATTTTTCACTAAACCTAAGAACCCAAGATTAAAAGATTTTTTGGGTAAAGTGGTTTCGCATCTTTAG
- a CDS encoding EF-hand domain-containing protein, with amino-acid sequence MKKSLCLSLGVLILMVFSSVAFAADSPELRGTWGGQVKLITKDGDVKANKAVFVINKQDGSMFSGYKIWFADNNENALTESFCGIIDEDGSHLYFAEDEDGYTLGTITGKQTLSLYYIEGGRKAKAIKYNLERVRFTRGFIDIDSDGDKTIIRSEVVHVYPLNAERIMREADVNKDGKLSKTEWDNWKKGK; translated from the coding sequence ATGAAGAAGTCTTTATGCTTAAGTCTCGGTGTTCTGATTCTTATGGTTTTCAGTTCAGTCGCATTTGCAGCAGATTCGCCGGAACTGCGTGGTACATGGGGAGGGCAGGTTAAACTTATAACTAAAGATGGCGACGTAAAAGCTAATAAAGCTGTTTTTGTTATCAATAAACAAGATGGCTCAATGTTCTCCGGCTATAAAATCTGGTTCGCAGATAATAATGAAAATGCTCTGACTGAATCTTTCTGCGGTATTATTGATGAGGATGGATCGCATCTGTATTTTGCTGAAGATGAAGACGGCTATACATTGGGAACAATTACCGGAAAACAGACTCTTTCATTGTATTATATAGAGGGTGGTAGAAAAGCTAAGGCAATAAAATATAATCTCGAAAGAGTGCGTTTTACCAGAGGTTTTATTGATATTGATAGCGATGGAGATAAAACTATAATTCGTTCCGAAGTCGTGCACGTATATCCCTTAAATGCTGAACGGATTATGCGTGAAGCTGACGTTAATAAAGACGGAAAACTAAGTAAAACAGAATGGGATAATTGGAAAAAAGGGAAATGA
- a CDS encoding (2Fe-2S)-binding protein, translating to MPTFTEDILLAPESEIVCYCSAVTKREIVEAIASGADSLTAIKDVTGACTVARCKEMNPRGR from the coding sequence ATGCCAACGTTTACCGAAGATATTTTGCTGGCACCTGAGAGCGAAATTGTTTGCTACTGCTCTGCTGTTACGAAAAGAGAAATTGTGGAAGCCATTGCATCAGGAGCTGACTCTTTGACTGCTATCAAAGATGTAACCGGAGCATGCACCGTTGCAAGATGTAAAGAAATGAACCCGCGCGGCAGGTGA
- a CDS encoding bacteriohemerythrin has product MPLLTWNSNYSVGIKIIDDDHKVLIDMINKACDSIERMEEQKVLIGLVSDMRQYGMQHFSTEEGLMKEHDYPDIESHKKLHNHFIIYAASLDNMHDSDKENLEPLKIFKYLADWLRNHILIIDKKFGSFLIDKGVK; this is encoded by the coding sequence ATGCCTTTACTTACTTGGAATTCAAACTATTCGGTTGGAATCAAAATAATCGACGATGATCACAAGGTACTTATTGATATGATCAACAAAGCCTGTGATTCAATTGAACGTATGGAAGAGCAAAAAGTGTTAATAGGGTTAGTTAGCGATATGCGCCAATATGGCATGCAACATTTTTCAACAGAAGAAGGTCTCATGAAAGAGCATGACTACCCGGACATAGAAAGCCACAAAAAGTTGCACAATCATTTCATTATATATGCAGCGTCCTTAGACAACATGCATGACTCTGATAAAGAGAATCTCGAGCCACTTAAAATATTCAAATATCTCGCTGACTGGCTGCGAAACCATATACTCATTATTGATAAAAAATTCGGCTCTTTTTTAATTGATAAAGGCGTCAAATAA
- a CDS encoding RNA recognition motif domain-containing protein, with translation MSKKLYVGNLPWSATEEELRAAFEAYGEVISINLIEDRETGRPRGFGFVEMDDAGALEVIDNMDGKDFGGRNLKVNEAKPREERPRW, from the coding sequence ATGTCTAAAAAACTTTATGTTGGAAATTTGCCTTGGTCTGCTACTGAAGAAGAACTCCGTGCTGCATTTGAAGCTTACGGTGAAGTTATTTCTATCAACCTCATCGAAGATCGTGAAACTGGCCGTCCTCGCGGTTTCGGTTTCGTTGAAATGGATGATGCCGGTGCTCTTGAAGTTATCGACAACATGGACGGAAAAGATTTCGGCGGACGTAACCTTAAGGTTAACGAAGCTAAACCACGTGAAGAACGTCCACGCTGGTAG
- a CDS encoding Bcr/CflA family efflux MFS transporter, with product MPNLLLLALLATFPSLSTDMYLPAIPTLQTIWGISLAEANISLVAFFISFSIFLLIHGPLSDRIGRKPVLLGGIILFIIGSLLCAASQSITWLVGARIIQAAGAAAAFTLSMALSKDLYDGPQRQKILAWMGVILAFCPMLAPTLGGWLLLIASWRWIFICQATLALVSLYGSFRLKEPLKEKTSGGLLAVASRYFVIMHNTRYMIFTVAFSLMTLGHFAFIGGSADIFITGYGVSKQAFGYYFGLIALGLLLGSFTCSRFCSGIPPLKILTFSLLGILITASFLVIEGGSTPLLFICPMVIMSYLLGLSRPISNNMVLEEVDKYVGAASSLLTFTIFILAAIAMQFIAFDWPNKPAVIGKLAMFGSTVPLITMWVMNRITKKKAVCR from the coding sequence ATGCCCAATCTTTTATTGCTGGCCCTGCTAGCTACATTCCCATCGCTGTCTACCGATATGTACTTACCGGCCATCCCCACACTTCAAACGATTTGGGGAATCAGCCTTGCAGAAGCCAACATATCACTTGTTGCCTTTTTTATCAGTTTCAGCATCTTTTTACTGATACATGGCCCACTTTCAGACCGTATAGGAAGAAAACCGGTATTGCTTGGAGGAATAATTCTCTTCATAATCGGCAGCCTGCTCTGCGCGGCGTCACAATCAATAACGTGGCTGGTTGGAGCACGAATTATTCAGGCAGCAGGCGCGGCAGCGGCGTTCACTCTTTCAATGGCACTGTCTAAAGACTTATATGACGGGCCACAGCGGCAGAAAATTCTTGCATGGATGGGCGTAATTCTTGCTTTCTGCCCCATGCTTGCGCCTACCCTCGGTGGATGGCTTCTTCTGATTGCTTCATGGCGATGGATTTTTATTTGCCAGGCAACCCTTGCACTGGTTTCACTATATGGATCATTTAGACTAAAAGAACCACTTAAAGAAAAAACAAGTGGAGGTTTACTGGCAGTAGCGTCGCGCTATTTTGTCATAATGCATAATACCCGCTACATGATATTCACCGTAGCATTCTCACTTATGACTCTAGGCCATTTTGCATTCATCGGTGGATCGGCGGATATTTTTATTACCGGCTACGGAGTCAGCAAGCAAGCATTCGGTTACTATTTTGGACTTATCGCACTCGGCCTGCTGCTGGGTTCATTCACATGCTCCAGATTCTGTTCAGGTATTCCACCGCTTAAAATTCTGACATTTTCCTTACTGGGCATACTGATCACGGCATCATTTCTAGTGATTGAAGGCGGATCGACACCTTTATTGTTTATATGCCCCATGGTGATAATGTCTTATTTGCTGGGACTTAGCCGACCGATCAGTAACAATATGGTTCTGGAAGAAGTTGATAAATATGTGGGAGCAGCTTCGTCTTTGCTTACATTTACTATTTTCATACTTGCAGCAATAGCAATGCAGTTCATAGCTTTTGATTGGCCAAATAAACCGGCTGTAATCGGCAAGCTTGCAATGTTCGGCTCAACAGTGCCGCTAATAACCATGTGGGTAATGAATCGTATTACAAAGAAAAAGGCTGTCTGCCGTTAA
- a CDS encoding SDR family oxidoreductase, which yields MTQSKVAIITAGGSGMGAGAARKLAAEGYQVAILSSSGKGEALAKELGGFGVTGSNRVPEDLSALVNGTMDKWGRIDVAVNSAGHGPKGDILTMTDEDWVTGMEVYLLNVIRVARLVTPIMLKQGCGSIVNISTYACFEPEPLFPTSGVFRSGLAAFTKLFADQYASSSIRMNNVLPGFIDSLPEKDERRDRIPMGRYGKVDEVAEAIAFLASKKSSYITGQNLRVDGGITRSV from the coding sequence ATGACTCAAAGTAAAGTTGCGATAATTACTGCCGGCGGTAGCGGTATGGGCGCAGGAGCCGCACGCAAATTAGCTGCAGAAGGATATCAAGTTGCAATCCTGTCCTCGTCCGGCAAAGGTGAAGCTCTTGCAAAAGAACTCGGAGGATTCGGCGTAACCGGTTCCAATCGTGTTCCTGAAGATCTCTCAGCTCTGGTCAACGGCACTATGGATAAATGGGGACGCATTGATGTAGCTGTGAACAGTGCAGGACACGGCCCTAAGGGCGACATTCTCACAATGACTGACGAAGACTGGGTAACCGGGATGGAAGTTTACCTGCTGAACGTCATCAGAGTAGCCAGACTGGTAACTCCGATTATGCTTAAACAGGGGTGCGGATCTATCGTCAACATTTCAACATACGCCTGTTTCGAACCTGAACCGTTGTTCCCCACATCGGGAGTTTTCCGTTCTGGACTTGCCGCATTTACTAAACTGTTTGCAGACCAGTACGCTTCAAGCTCCATCAGGATGAACAACGTGCTGCCAGGATTCATTGATAGTCTTCCTGAAAAAGATGAAAGACGTGATCGTATTCCAATGGGCCGCTATGGAAAAGTCGATGAAGTTGCAGAAGCGATAGCTTTTCTTGCATCAAAAAAATCCAGCTATATAACAGGGCAGAATTTACGCGTCGACGGAGGAATTACCCGGTCAGTTTAG
- a CDS encoding YitT family protein, with amino-acid sequence MSQKKHPLGKGSSFSLDFTYSFWWNLILITVGSIIAGIGLRSLAVPYQFMPGGIFGLASLIFYKTGILSPGWIYLILNVPLFVFAWIKVSKRFFWYSAYATLATTGFYELINIPMHVDNQLYACVACGLITGFGSGVVLRSLGSNGGLDVIAVYLYQRFNIGIGKVYIIFNAVIFSLSFYELSLDLIIASLILVFISAMIVDKTLSLFNQRKVVFIISDKAEEISNDVLHKLKQSGTFIKGIGAYTKQERDILMTVVNNVQLKKLEEIAFSHDANVLFIVENTFSVVGSSFSKRKVY; translated from the coding sequence ATGTCTCAAAAAAAACATCCTCTTGGTAAAGGTTCTTCATTCAGTCTCGACTTTACATACTCATTCTGGTGGAATTTAATACTTATTACAGTCGGATCCATCATTGCCGGAATAGGACTTCGCAGTCTAGCAGTTCCTTACCAGTTTATGCCGGGTGGAATTTTCGGTTTAGCATCTTTAATTTTTTATAAAACAGGAATCCTCTCACCGGGGTGGATTTATCTTATTCTTAACGTACCGCTTTTTGTATTCGCGTGGATAAAAGTCAGTAAACGTTTTTTCTGGTACAGCGCATACGCAACCTTGGCAACAACCGGATTTTATGAACTGATAAACATTCCTATGCACGTCGACAACCAGCTTTACGCTTGTGTTGCATGTGGTTTGATAACTGGTTTCGGATCCGGAGTTGTGCTGCGTTCGCTCGGTTCAAACGGCGGCCTTGATGTAATAGCTGTTTATCTTTACCAAAGATTCAATATAGGTATTGGTAAAGTATATATTATTTTCAATGCCGTTATTTTCAGTTTAAGCTTCTATGAACTCTCACTTGACTTAATCATCGCTTCACTGATCCTAGTTTTTATATCCGCTATGATAGTTGATAAAACTTTATCACTATTCAACCAACGTAAAGTCGTTTTTATTATCTCCGACAAAGCAGAAGAGATCAGTAATGATGTTCTCCATAAACTTAAACAAAGCGGAACATTTATAAAAGGTATCGGAGCATATACAAAACAGGAAAGAGATATCCTGATGACGGTTGTCAATAATGTTCAGTTAAAGAAATTAGAAGAAATAGCATTCAGTCACGATGCTAATGTTCTTTTCATAGTTGAAAATACGTTCTCGGTTGTCGGATCAAGTTTTTCTAAACGAAAAGTATATTGA